The nucleotide window GCCCGGCAAATGTATCAGATGCGTTTTCCCAATGAAGATGTTTCCCAGATGACCATGCAGCAGTTGCGCGGACGGGAAGGCGCCAGGGTACGCGCCGTTTACCGCCGCGCTTCCAAACAGACGGGCGTGCCATGGCATGGTCGGGAATACAATCCCGATAATTTTCAGGACAGCGATCCTATAAACATGGCATTGTCGGCGGCGCACGCCTGCCTTTACGGCATTGCCCACAGCGTGATCGTAGCGCTTGGCTGTTCGCCGGGGCTCGGCTTTGTCCATGCCGGACATGAGCGTTCCTTTGTCTATGACATAGCGGATTTGTACAAGGCGGAAATAACCGTTCCGGCTGCTTTTGCGGTAGTGGCGGAAAGTCCGGAAGACATTGCCCAGGCGACCAGGCGCGCGGTGCGCGATGCCATTGCCGATGGACGGATTATGGAACAGATCGCCAAAGACATTCATCACTTATTGACGAACAACTTGCCGGATTATGAAAAAAACAAAGAAAGTAGCCTTGCAACGGATGTTTTGCGGCTATGGGACGGAAAAACGGGATTTGTTCCCAACGCCGTATCTTACGGCAGGGAATTGGACAATATGGAAGATATGGAAGAAAACGGTGATTTTGCCTTAACCGAAGGCTATGGGCGTATCTTGGAGGAAGAGTGATGGTAGTGATAACG belongs to Acidaminococcales bacterium and includes:
- the cas1e gene encoding type I-E CRISPR-associated endonuclease Cas1e; its protein translation is MPGLDRPELQDLPQIKERISFLYVERCLINRQDSAIAITDERGTVCAPAANLGVMLLGPGTNISHRAMELIGDAGVSVIWVGERGVRYYAHGRPLTHSSRLLTAQAYLVSNNRTRLAVARQMYQMRFPNEDVSQMTMQQLRGREGARVRAVYRRASKQTGVPWHGREYNPDNFQDSDPINMALSAAHACLYGIAHSVIVALGCSPGLGFVHAGHERSFVYDIADLYKAEITVPAAFAVVAESPEDIAQATRRAVRDAIADGRIMEQIAKDIHHLLTNNLPDYEKNKESSLATDVLRLWDGKTGFVPNAVSYGRELDNMEDMEENGDFALTEGYGRILEEE